From bacterium:
ACGACTATACAGCGGACAAAATTATGACCTATGTCAAATAAGCTGCAGCATAAAAAAGGGCGAGAACATCGCCCTTTTTTTATGGCTGACTGACATCGATCATCGTTCGCGCTGCAATTTTTTAAAATGATTCAAACACATTTCGACGCATTGCAGCGGCGGATACACGTCTTTTTCCTCCTCGATGATATACCATTCCGTGCCGCCGATGGTCTCGCAGACGTGAAACACCTCATGCCAGGGAACGTCGCCTTCCCCGAGGAGGGCCTTTTTGTTGCTTTGGCTGAATTCTTTCAAATGAATGGTGATCGACCGGCCTGGATATTTTTTTAGAAACGGCACGGTCTCAGCCCCGCCTACGCCGGCATTGCCGCTGTCAAATTGCAAAATGACCTCAGGGTGCGTGTGCTGGGCAAAGACATCCCAGGGCAGTTGGCCTTCCAGGGGCTGAAATTCAAAGGTATGATTGTGATATCCCACCAGCATGCCGTGCGGTTTGGCTTGATCCGCCAGTTCGTTGAACAGGCCGGCCAGGCCGATCCAATCCTGCACCGTCCGTCGTCTCTCCTCTGCTAACCATGGGACGATCAGATATTTGTTGCCGATGGTTTGATTGTACTCGACAGTTTTTTTAAACGCGTCGCCCAGCAGCGTATCCAGCTGCGTATGGGTGCCGCAGCAGGTCAGGCCGTTGTCATCCAACAGCTTGCGCAGATCCTTGGCGCTGTAGCCGTAATAGCCGGCGAACTCCACTCCCTCATATCCCATCTTGGCGACCGCGGCCAAAGTAGCCGGAAGGTTCTTCTCGCACTCGCTGCGCACGGAGTAGAGCTGCAATCCCACTGGGATGGTTTTGGCCGCAGCAGTCCGGCACGCCATTCCGGCTGCCACCGCCAGGCCGGCACTGGTTTTCATAAACTCTCTTCGATTGAGGTTAGGTTGCTTGATCATTTGCAAATCCTCCTGCCGAGTGAACACAAAAACGCCTGCGAAACCGGGCAAGGACACGAACCCGGACGCGGGAAAAATCCCTGTTGGAGAAATTTAGGCTCCCTTGCTTTGATACGCAACAAGTTTTTACCGACAGACACGATTAGAATGCTTGGCATTTATTTTATCTTTTCGTATATTTCAACAACTAAAGAAGGAATATGCCGTGAGCCTTATAGCCGTTTTTTTTCTTGTGTTGTTATTGAACCAAAATTCAGCATCGCAGTCCATCCCCCTGGCAGAACATCCTCGGCCGGACTGGCAGCGAGCCCAATGGCAGAACCTCAACGGCCGCTGGACCTTCCAATTCGACGCCCAGGATCGAGGGCTTGCCGAGAATTGGCGGAACAACCGCGCCGGCTTTGCTCAATCCATCCTGGTGCCGTTTCCCTGGGGTTCGCCCCTGTCTGGAGTCGAGGACGAGGCCGACATCGGCTGGTATCAGCGCAGCCTGCGCATCCCCTCCGCCTGGCGCGGACAGCGGGTGTTCCTGGTCATCGGCGCCTGCGATTGGCACACCTCCGCCTGGCTGGATGGAGAGAAACTGGGCGATCACCGGGGCGGCTATACCCCATTTGAATTTGAAATCACCGACCGAATCACCTACGATCAAGTCCAATCCTTGGTGCTGCGCGTCGATGATACACCCCACCCCTTTAAACTGGAGGGTAAACAGGGATATGGTCCGGCGCGCGGCATATGGCAGACGGCCTACCTGGAGTGCCGGGGATCATCGGCGCTCAAATTCCTCCATTTAATCCCTGACATCGATCGCGCCGCGGTCACCGTACGCGGTCAGCTTCTGGAACCAGCCCCGCGTCCTCTGACCCTGACGCTGTCCTGGGAGGAAGCGCCGGCCGGCCGTTCACAAACGGTGAAAAAAATCAAAAAGGGCCAGTCCGAATTCTCTTTTGATGTTTCGCTGGCCCAGCCGCACCTGTGGAGTCTGGACGATCCCTATCTCTATGAGGTGACCGCCTCGCTGGTCGGCAATCAGGCCGCGGATACAGTCCGGACCTATTTCGGCATGCGTAAAATCAGCGTCACCCAACTGCCCGGCGCCTCCTATCCCTATATCGCCCTCAACAACAAACCCATCTACCTGCAGCTGGCCCTGGATCAGGCCTATCATGAAAAGGGCTATTATACCTATGAGAGCGACGTGTTCATGCGCGATGAAATACTGCGCAGCAAACGCATCGGACTCAACGGCCTGCGCGAGCATGTTAAAATCGAAATACCGCGCAAACTCTACTGGGCCGACCGGCTGGGTCTGTTGATCATGGCCGATGTGCCCAACAGCTGGGGATCCCCTCATGCGGAGATGAAACAGGAAACTGAATACGCGCTCACCCAGATGTTGCAGCGGGATTTCAATCATCCCTCCATTTTCAGCTGGGTGCTGTTCAACGAAACCTGGGGATTAACAGACGATAAACAGTATACTGCGGAGACGCAAAAATGGGTGGCGGATTTATTTGCCCGCGTGAAGAAACTGGATCCCTCACGCCTGGTCGAGGACAACTCGCCATGCAACTACGACCATGTGGTAACTGACATCAACTCGTGGCATGCTTACCTGCCGGGCTATCGCTGGGCGAAGACGGTGCAATCCTTCGTGGACAGCACCTTTGCCGGATCGGGATGGAACTTTGCCCCCGGGTATGTTCAGAAAAACGAACCGCTGCTCAACAGCGAATGCGGCAACGTCTGGGGATATGAGGGTTCCACCGGCGACGTGGATTGGAGCTGGGATTATCACATCATGCTCAACGTTTTTCGCAGCCAACCCAAGGTGTGCGGCTGGTTGTACACAGAGCTGCATGATGTCATCAACGAGTGGAACGGGTATTATCGCTTTGACCGTTCCGAAAAAACAACCGGGTTAGACGAACTGGTTCCCGGCATGTCGCTGTGCGATCTGCATATGCCGCTGTATATCGTACCGCAGGTCGACTTGTGCACGGATCGGCCGCCCGGTGACATCGTCTCCGTGCCGCTGCAGGCCAGCTTTTTGAGCGAGTCCCTGGAACCCGGCGCCCCGCTATCTCTGGAGTGGCGTCTCGTCGGCTGGGATGAGCTGGGCCGCCGGCAGCAGTGGGACCAGGGCAGCCAGAGCATCCGCTTTCAGCCGTGGTACACCGGTGCAC
This genomic window contains:
- a CDS encoding glycoside hydrolase family 2, with the protein product MSLIAVFFLVLLLNQNSASQSIPLAEHPRPDWQRAQWQNLNGRWTFQFDAQDRGLAENWRNNRAGFAQSILVPFPWGSPLSGVEDEADIGWYQRSLRIPSAWRGQRVFLVIGACDWHTSAWLDGEKLGDHRGGYTPFEFEITDRITYDQVQSLVLRVDDTPHPFKLEGKQGYGPARGIWQTAYLECRGSSALKFLHLIPDIDRAAVTVRGQLLEPAPRPLTLTLSWEEAPAGRSQTVKKIKKGQSEFSFDVSLAQPHLWSLDDPYLYEVTASLVGNQAADTVRTYFGMRKISVTQLPGASYPYIALNNKPIYLQLALDQAYHEKGYYTYESDVFMRDEILRSKRIGLNGLREHVKIEIPRKLYWADRLGLLIMADVPNSWGSPHAEMKQETEYALTQMLQRDFNHPSIFSWVLFNETWGLTDDKQYTAETQKWVADLFARVKKLDPSRLVEDNSPCNYDHVVTDINSWHAYLPGYRWAKTVQSFVDSTFAGSGWNFAPGYVQKNEPLLNSECGNVWGYEGSTGDVDWSWDYHIMLNVFRSQPKVCGWLYTELHDVINEWNGYYRFDRSEKTTGLDELVPGMSLCDLHMPLYIVPQVDLCTDRPPGDIVSVPLQASFLSESLEPGAPLSLEWRLVGWDELGRRQQWDQGSQSIRFQPWYTGALEPLSIVLPSQRSLSILQLTLLSASGHILHRNFTCFVVKEKELQRDKTVITDTGKMRLLTISPQDFTTARFSSKQWSVLDGLKENGCGRGFFEYHFPWPKEVQPDQISEAAFIVEASAKQLFGKDKVDVGKMEGDYMRGKGSHDPSLNRNAYPMTDESTFPSRVRVRLNGESIGVFDLPDDPADHRGILSWHSQLQDRFLREAGS
- a CDS encoding sugar phosphate isomerase/epimerase, translating into MACRTAAAKTIPVGLQLYSVRSECEKNLPATLAAVAKMGYEGVEFAGYYGYSAKDLRKLLDDNGLTCCGTHTQLDTLLGDAFKKTVEYNQTIGNKYLIVPWLAEERRRTVQDWIGLAGLFNELADQAKPHGMLVGYHNHTFEFQPLEGQLPWDVFAQHTHPEVILQFDSGNAGVGGAETVPFLKKYPGRSITIHLKEFSQSNKKALLGEGDVPWHEVFHVCETIGGTEWYIIEEEKDVYPPLQCVEMCLNHFKKLQRER